A stretch of Actinomycetes bacterium DNA encodes these proteins:
- a CDS encoding acyl-CoA desaturase yields MRENNASSGVPTTERKHAWEQVALVGFVVVPFLALLAAIPVAWGWGIGWTDLILAFVFYVVSGAGITVGFHRHFTHGAFKAKRPLRIALAIAGSMAIEGPVIRWVADHRKHHAHSDREGDPHSPWRYGESFWALTKGLYYAHVGWLFDVEQTSRAKYAPDLLKDKDIVRISRNFPWIVAFSTLAPAVIGGLVTWSWVGALTAFFWAGLVRIALLHHVTWSVNSICHVYGTHPFNSRDRSGNVKWLALPSFGESWHNMHHADPTAARHGVQRGEIDISARMIQACEKFGWAYDVRWPKPERLEARRATT; encoded by the coding sequence CTGCGCGAGAACAACGCCTCCAGCGGCGTCCCGACCACCGAGCGAAAGCACGCCTGGGAGCAGGTCGCGCTGGTCGGCTTCGTCGTCGTGCCCTTCCTCGCCCTGCTCGCCGCGATCCCGGTCGCCTGGGGATGGGGAATCGGGTGGACCGACCTCATCCTCGCGTTCGTGTTCTACGTCGTGTCCGGCGCGGGCATCACCGTCGGGTTCCACCGCCACTTCACCCACGGGGCGTTCAAGGCCAAGCGTCCGCTGCGCATCGCGCTGGCGATCGCCGGCTCGATGGCGATCGAGGGTCCGGTCATCCGCTGGGTCGCCGACCACCGCAAGCACCACGCGCACAGCGACCGAGAGGGCGACCCGCACTCCCCCTGGCGCTACGGCGAGTCGTTCTGGGCGCTCACCAAGGGCCTCTACTACGCGCACGTCGGGTGGCTCTTCGACGTCGAGCAGACCAGCCGCGCGAAGTACGCCCCTGACCTGCTCAAGGACAAGGACATCGTCCGGATCTCCCGCAACTTCCCGTGGATCGTGGCCTTCTCGACCCTCGCCCCGGCCGTCATCGGCGGCCTGGTGACCTGGTCGTGGGTCGGCGCGCTCACCGCGTTCTTCTGGGCCGGGCTGGTACGGATCGCGCTGCTGCACCACGTGACGTGGTCGGTCAACTCCATCTGCCACGTCTACGGCACGCACCCGTTCAACTCCCGCGACCGTTCCGGCAACGTCAAGTGGCTGGCCCTCCCGTCCTTCGGGGAGTCGTGGCACAACATGCACCACGCGGACCCCACCGCGGCCCGCCACGGCGTCCAGCGGGGCGAGATCGACATCAGCGCGCGCATGATCCAGGCCTGCGAGAAGTTCGGCTGGGCCTATGACGTCCGCTGGCCCAAGCCGGAGCGCCTCGAGGCACGCCGCGCGACCACGTGA
- a CDS encoding TetR/AcrR family transcriptional regulator — protein sequence MSGNERRAQLVEVGRKLFAQKGLEGTSVEEIASKAGVSKPVVYEHFGGKEGLYAVVVDREMQRLLDGVTGALTGGHPRELLEQAAMALLDYIDADPDGFRILVRDSGVGSSTGTFASLISDIASQVEHLLATEFKTRNFDQKLAPLYSQALVGMVALTGQWWLDTRKPKKAEVAAHLVNLAWNGLSHLEAKPQIPRS from the coding sequence ATGTCCGGGAACGAGCGTCGGGCGCAGTTGGTCGAGGTCGGGCGCAAGCTGTTCGCGCAGAAGGGGCTCGAAGGCACCTCGGTCGAGGAGATCGCCAGCAAGGCCGGCGTCTCCAAGCCGGTCGTCTACGAGCACTTCGGAGGCAAGGAAGGCCTGTACGCCGTGGTCGTGGACCGCGAGATGCAGCGCCTGCTCGACGGCGTCACTGGTGCCCTCACGGGGGGGCATCCGCGAGAGCTGCTCGAGCAGGCGGCGATGGCGCTGCTCGACTACATCGACGCGGACCCGGACGGCTTTCGCATCCTGGTCCGCGACAGCGGGGTCGGCTCCTCGACCGGAACCTTCGCCAGCCTGATCAGCGACATCGCCTCCCAGGTCGAGCACCTGCTGGCGACCGAGTTCAAGACCCGGAACTTCGACCAGAAGCTGGCGCCGCTGTACTCGCAGGCCCTCGTCGGCATGGTCGCGCTCACCGGCCAGTGGTGGCTGGACACCCGCAAGCCGAAGAAGGCCGAGGTGGCCGCGCATCTGGTCAACCTCGCGTGGAACGGTCTGTCGCACCTCGAGGCCAAGCCCCAGATCCCGCGTTCCTGA
- a CDS encoding trans-aconitate 2-methyltransferase, with protein sequence MRWDPEHYLRYGAERARPFRDLLARVGADDPQWVVDLGCGPGNLTAELAQRWPGAMVTGVDSSPDMVAAAQEHAIDARLEFVLADVRSWASERAVDVAVANALLQWVPGHLELLGRLVDALSPRGWLAIQVPANFASPSHTAIAEVRAQPRWRERLGQEAAREPAVATPEDYLERLAGLGCDVDAWETTYLHVLQGRDAVLEWVRGTALRPVLSVLDAQEAAEFEADLAPRLRTAYPQRAYGTVLPFRRLFAVARRRADGTG encoded by the coding sequence ATGCGGTGGGACCCGGAGCACTACCTGCGGTACGGCGCGGAGCGGGCGCGGCCCTTCCGCGACCTGCTCGCGCGGGTGGGCGCCGATGACCCGCAGTGGGTCGTCGACCTCGGGTGCGGGCCAGGCAACCTCACCGCCGAGCTCGCGCAGCGCTGGCCGGGGGCCATGGTGACCGGCGTCGACAGCTCGCCCGACATGGTGGCCGCAGCGCAGGAGCACGCGATCGACGCCCGCCTTGAGTTCGTGCTCGCCGACGTCCGCAGCTGGGCGTCGGAACGAGCGGTCGACGTCGCGGTGGCCAACGCGCTGCTGCAGTGGGTGCCCGGGCACCTCGAGCTGCTCGGCCGGCTGGTGGACGCCCTCTCCCCGCGCGGCTGGCTGGCGATCCAGGTGCCGGCGAACTTCGCCTCGCCGTCGCACACGGCGATCGCCGAGGTACGAGCGCAGCCACGCTGGCGCGAGCGCCTGGGGCAGGAGGCGGCCCGTGAACCGGCGGTCGCGACACCGGAGGACTACCTCGAGCGGCTGGCCGGCCTCGGCTGCGACGTGGACGCCTGGGAGACCACGTACCTGCACGTGCTGCAGGGACGGGACGCGGTCCTCGAGTGGGTCCGCGGCACCGCGCTGCGGCCGGTCCTGTCGGTGCTCGACGCGCAGGAGGCCGCCGAGTTCGAGGCGGACCTGGCGCCACGTCTGCGGACCGCGTACCCGCAGCGCGCGTACGGGACCGTGCTGCCCTTCCGGCGCCTCTTCGCCGTCGCCCGCCGACGGGCCGACGGCACGGGCTGA
- a CDS encoding MarR family transcriptional regulator, with the protein MQEQSGRDARDEVDRLVEAWQRERPDLDVSPLRVLSRISRLAKHLDRARRAAFGAHDLEAWEFDVLAALRRAGPPYVLSPGQLVDRTLVTSGTMTNRIDRLQAGGLVERLPDPSDGRGVRVRLTPAGKARVDAALADLLTHERSILEVLEPADRDRLADLLRDLVHPFEATRAPVDSAGS; encoded by the coding sequence GTGCAGGAGCAGTCCGGGCGGGACGCGCGGGACGAGGTCGACCGCCTCGTCGAGGCGTGGCAACGGGAGCGCCCCGACCTGGACGTCTCGCCGCTGCGGGTGCTGAGCCGGATCAGCCGCCTGGCCAAGCACCTCGACCGTGCCCGGCGCGCGGCCTTCGGCGCGCACGACCTCGAGGCCTGGGAGTTCGACGTCCTGGCCGCGCTACGGCGCGCCGGGCCGCCGTACGTGCTCTCGCCCGGCCAGCTCGTCGACCGGACCCTCGTGACCTCGGGCACCATGACCAACCGCATCGACCGGCTGCAGGCCGGTGGGCTGGTCGAGCGCCTCCCCGACCCGAGCGACGGCCGCGGCGTCCGGGTCCGGCTCACCCCCGCCGGAAAGGCGCGGGTCGACGCCGCCCTGGCCGACCTGCTGACGCACGAGCGCAGCATCCTGGAGGTCCTCGAGCCGGCCGACCGGGACCGGCTGGCCGACCTCCTGCGCGACCTGGTGCACCCCTTCGAGGCCACCCGCGCCCCGGTGGACTCAGCGGGCAGCTGA
- a CDS encoding 4-(cytidine 5'-diphospho)-2-C-methyl-D-erythritol kinase: MSSNLGSIHAAHRRAVTARSPAKVNLQLSVGARRPDGYHNLVTVFHAVGLYDEVVASPGSGRVSVSLSGISDGDVPLGDDNLAVRAALALAEATGVDADVHLELRKTIPVAGGMAGGSADAAAALLACDALWGTHLERHELMALAAGLGADVPFALLGGTAVGLGTGTRLTSALARGRFHWVLAFAEHGLSTAEVYAEYDRLAAIGLEPEVSDALMSALRAGDAVALGRSLSNDLQRAAVSLRPRLRLTLDVGEEYGALGAIVSGSGPTCAFLARDEEHALDLAVALTAADVCRAVARADGPVAGARVVEDTG, encoded by the coding sequence GTGTCCAGCAACCTCGGGTCGATCCACGCCGCCCACCGTCGTGCGGTGACGGCGCGCAGCCCGGCCAAGGTCAACCTGCAGCTGTCGGTCGGCGCCAGACGTCCCGACGGCTACCACAACCTCGTGACCGTCTTCCACGCCGTCGGCCTCTACGACGAGGTGGTGGCCAGCCCGGGATCGGGCCGGGTGAGCGTCTCGCTGTCCGGGATCAGCGACGGCGACGTCCCGCTCGGCGACGACAACCTCGCGGTGCGAGCCGCGCTCGCCCTCGCTGAGGCCACCGGCGTCGACGCCGACGTGCACCTCGAGCTGCGCAAGACGATCCCGGTGGCCGGGGGGATGGCCGGCGGCTCGGCCGACGCCGCCGCCGCGCTGCTCGCGTGCGACGCGCTGTGGGGGACCCACCTCGAGCGCCACGAGCTGATGGCCCTGGCGGCGGGGCTCGGTGCCGACGTACCGTTCGCGCTCCTCGGCGGGACCGCGGTCGGGCTCGGCACGGGCACCCGGCTCACCTCCGCCCTCGCGCGGGGACGGTTCCACTGGGTGCTCGCCTTCGCCGAGCACGGGCTGTCCACGGCGGAGGTGTACGCCGAGTACGACCGGCTGGCCGCCATCGGGCTGGAGCCGGAGGTCTCTGACGCGCTCATGTCGGCGTTGCGCGCGGGCGACGCCGTGGCCCTCGGGCGCTCCCTGTCCAACGACCTGCAGCGGGCCGCGGTCTCCCTGCGGCCGCGGCTGCGGCTGACCCTCGACGTGGGCGAGGAGTACGGCGCGCTGGGCGCCATCGTGTCCGGCTCCGGCCCCACGTGCGCCTTCCTGGCCCGTGACGAGGAGCACGCCCTGGATCTCGCGGTCGCCCTGACGGCGGCCGACGTCTGCCGCGCAGTCGCCCGCGCCGACGGGCCGGTGGCCGGCGCCCGCGTCGTGGAGGACACCGGCTGA
- the rsmA gene encoding 16S rRNA (adenine(1518)-N(6)/adenine(1519)-N(6))-dimethyltransferase RsmA, whose product MSEVSPAAGSPLLGASDVRAIAARLGLRPAKQLGQNFVIDANTVRRIVRTAELGPDDVVLEVGPGLGSLTLGLLEVARRVVAVEVDPVLASALPDTVGSRAPALLPRLTVLTEDALRLQGVPDDQPSALVANLPYNVAVPVLLHLWELLPSLRRTLVMVQAEVAARLAAEPGSRTYGVPSVKARWYGEVRRSGAVGRSVFWPAPRVDSGLVAVHHRPPPATRASREEVFAVVDAAFAQRRKSLRAALAGWAGSAEAAERLLRQAGIDPGLRGERLSLEQFTSLAEARLT is encoded by the coding sequence GTGAGCGAGGTCTCACCGGCGGCGGGTTCCCCGCTGCTCGGTGCCTCCGACGTCCGCGCGATCGCAGCACGACTCGGTCTTCGCCCGGCCAAGCAGCTCGGGCAGAACTTCGTCATCGACGCCAACACCGTGCGGCGCATCGTGCGTACCGCCGAGCTCGGTCCGGACGACGTCGTCCTCGAAGTGGGGCCCGGTCTGGGCTCGCTGACCCTCGGCCTGCTCGAGGTCGCCCGCCGAGTGGTCGCCGTCGAGGTGGACCCCGTGCTCGCGTCGGCCCTGCCCGACACCGTCGGGTCTCGCGCGCCGGCGCTGCTGCCCCGCCTCACGGTGCTGACCGAGGACGCGTTGCGCCTGCAGGGCGTACCGGATGACCAGCCGAGCGCGCTCGTCGCGAACCTGCCGTACAACGTCGCCGTGCCGGTCCTGCTCCACCTGTGGGAGCTGCTGCCGAGCCTTCGGCGGACCCTGGTCATGGTCCAGGCCGAGGTCGCCGCGCGACTGGCGGCGGAACCCGGCAGCCGCACGTACGGCGTCCCGTCCGTCAAGGCGCGCTGGTACGGCGAGGTCCGCCGGTCCGGCGCCGTCGGCCGCAGCGTCTTCTGGCCGGCGCCGCGCGTCGACTCGGGGCTGGTCGCCGTCCACCACCGTCCGCCGCCGGCGACGAGAGCAAGCCGGGAGGAGGTCTTCGCGGTCGTGGACGCCGCCTTCGCGCAGCGGCGCAAGAGCCTGCGCGCCGCCCTGGCCGGCTGGGCCGGCTCGGCGGAGGCCGCGGAGCGGCTGCTGCGCCAGGCGGGCATCGACCCCGGCCTGCGCGGCGAACGGCTGAGCCTCGAGCAGTTCACGTCGCTCGCCGAGGCTCGGCTGACCTAG
- a CDS encoding transglycosylase family protein yields the protein MPGPCEVWSLMHAHVRPHETRGRAGGVAGLATRALVVTALVGGTAAYLHAGTDSASHRRAAGPYSAAALHEAAPYSGSATVTAYSASSDLATSQPSLAGEHLVARTLALASTSTRPANLVHVFHDGQATSLMTTANTVSGALAQADVTVGAHDLVRPGESATTRSGMNIHVVRVTYVVQHARVTVAHQVIRRADPKMAKGKTKLVRSGRNGIVAYTYRVVLHDGKVYRKTVLHRTTVRGALASIVRYGTKRTVRHRSVDSLNWHALAVCESGDNPRAVGGGGDYFGLYQFSVGTWHSVGGTGNPRDASRAEQTKRAKLLYQRRGTSPWPVCGSQLYT from the coding sequence GTGCCCGGACCCTGCGAGGTCTGGAGCCTGATGCACGCGCATGTACGTCCGCACGAGACGCGGGGCAGAGCCGGCGGTGTCGCCGGGCTCGCGACTCGCGCTCTCGTCGTCACCGCCCTCGTGGGCGGGACGGCGGCGTACCTGCACGCGGGCACCGACTCCGCGTCGCACCGACGCGCGGCCGGGCCGTACTCCGCGGCAGCGCTGCACGAGGCGGCGCCGTATTCGGGCTCGGCCACCGTGACGGCGTACTCGGCCTCGAGCGACCTGGCCACCTCGCAGCCCAGCCTGGCCGGCGAGCATCTGGTGGCCCGCACGCTCGCCCTCGCCTCGACCTCGACCCGCCCGGCGAACCTCGTCCACGTCTTCCACGACGGGCAGGCCACGTCACTGATGACCACTGCGAACACCGTCAGCGGTGCACTGGCACAGGCGGACGTCACCGTCGGGGCCCACGACCTCGTCCGCCCGGGAGAGTCCGCGACGACGCGGTCGGGCATGAACATCCACGTCGTCCGCGTGACCTATGTGGTCCAGCACGCACGAGTCACCGTCGCCCACCAGGTCATCCGGCGGGCCGACCCGAAGATGGCCAAGGGCAAGACAAAGCTCGTGCGATCCGGTCGCAACGGCATCGTCGCGTACACCTATCGGGTCGTGCTCCATGACGGCAAGGTGTACCGCAAGACGGTGCTGCACCGGACCACCGTCCGCGGCGCTCTCGCCAGCATCGTGCGATACGGCACCAAGCGCACCGTGCGCCATCGTTCCGTCGACTCCCTGAACTGGCACGCGCTCGCGGTGTGCGAGTCCGGTGACAACCCGCGCGCCGTCGGCGGCGGCGGCGACTACTTCGGCCTCTATCAGTTCTCGGTCGGCACCTGGCACTCCGTCGGCGGGACGGGCAACCCGCGCGATGCGTCGCGTGCCGAGCAGACCAAGCGGGCCAAGCTGCTCTACCAGCGCCGGGGAACCTCCCCCTGGCCGGTCTGCGGTTCCCAGCTCTACACGTGA
- a CDS encoding TatD family hydrolase — MTAEPVRQRRDGSRDQTYPELPEPLPREVVDSHCHLDIGDGETWLDVEEALRRARSVGVRGIVQVGCDLPSSRWSVRAATTYEHIVATVALHPNEAPQMYAEHGRSALEQAWEEIDHLASDPCVRAIGETGLDHFRTPPDGRPIQEESFRRHIEMAKRHGKPVMIHDRDAHDDVVRVLDSEGAPDRVVFHCFSGGPELARICADRGWVMSFAGTVTFRNAQQVRDALVVAPLDLVVVETDAPFLAPTPYRGRPNASYLIPHTLRAMAEVKGVSVEDLAGAVDATTTRTFGHI, encoded by the coding sequence ATGACGGCTGAGCCCGTTCGGCAGCGGCGGGACGGCTCTCGCGACCAGACCTATCCCGAGCTGCCGGAACCGTTGCCTCGCGAGGTCGTCGACTCGCACTGCCATCTCGACATCGGGGACGGCGAGACATGGCTCGACGTCGAGGAGGCGTTGCGCCGCGCGAGGTCCGTCGGTGTGCGCGGCATCGTGCAGGTCGGCTGCGACCTGCCCAGCTCGCGATGGTCGGTGCGCGCGGCGACGACGTACGAGCACATCGTGGCGACCGTCGCGCTGCATCCGAACGAAGCGCCGCAGATGTACGCCGAGCACGGTCGTAGCGCCCTCGAGCAGGCATGGGAGGAGATCGACCATCTCGCGTCCGACCCGTGCGTGCGCGCCATCGGCGAGACCGGGCTGGACCACTTCCGCACTCCGCCGGACGGGCGCCCGATCCAGGAGGAGTCGTTTCGCCGGCACATCGAGATGGCCAAACGCCACGGCAAGCCGGTGATGATTCACGACCGCGACGCGCATGACGACGTGGTGCGTGTTCTGGACTCCGAGGGCGCGCCGGACCGCGTCGTCTTCCACTGCTTCTCGGGCGGTCCGGAGCTGGCCCGCATCTGCGCCGACCGCGGGTGGGTGATGTCGTTCGCGGGGACGGTGACCTTCCGCAACGCGCAGCAGGTACGTGACGCACTCGTCGTCGCGCCGCTGGACCTGGTCGTCGTGGAGACCGATGCGCCCTTCCTCGCGCCCACGCCCTATCGAGGTCGGCCCAACGCCTCGTACCTGATCCCGCACACGTTGCGCGCCATGGCGGAGGTCAAGGGCGTCTCCGTCGAGGATCTCGCCGGCGCTGTCGACGCGACCACCACGCGCACCTTCGGTCACATCTGA
- a CDS encoding DinB family protein has product MNDREDLLARYADGVAQVRAALAGASAEDMDRAAAGEWSARQVVHHLADSETNSYLRLRRLIADEGTPQIQGYDEAGWAVRLHYADRPVDAALGVFSAVRAASLEILRSLADDIDWERAGLHSESGAYTIDDWLRIYADHAHDHADQIRRARQGLA; this is encoded by the coding sequence ATGAACGACCGAGAGGACCTGCTCGCTCGCTACGCCGACGGTGTCGCGCAGGTTCGTGCTGCTCTGGCGGGCGCGTCGGCCGAGGACATGGATCGGGCAGCGGCCGGGGAGTGGTCGGCGCGCCAGGTGGTGCACCACCTCGCCGACAGCGAGACGAACAGCTACCTGCGGCTGCGCCGACTGATCGCCGACGAGGGCACGCCGCAGATCCAGGGATACGACGAGGCCGGATGGGCGGTCCGGCTGCACTACGCCGATCGTCCCGTCGACGCGGCGCTCGGCGTGTTCTCGGCGGTGCGGGCCGCGTCTCTCGAGATCCTGCGTTCGCTGGCTGACGACATCGACTGGGAGCGGGCCGGCCTGCACTCGGAGTCCGGCGCCTACACCATCGACGACTGGTTGCGCATCTACGCCGACCACGCACACGACCACGCCGACCAGATCCGTCGTGCTCGGCAGGGTCTCGCATGA
- the metG gene encoding methionine--tRNA ligase, which produces MKAFYLTTPIYYVNDAPHIGHAYTTVAGDVLTRWHRQRGEDVWFLTGTDEHGEKVLRTAEANGETPQAWADRLVDTAWRPLWRDLGIANDDFIRTTEPRHVERVQTFLQGLYDEGEIYQGDYEGPYCIHCEEFKLPGDLVEGEGEFAGQLVCAIHRRPVEQLSETNWFFRLSRYADALLDHYAAHPEAVEPASARNEVLSFIRQGLEDLSISRSSFDWGIPVPWDPTQVVYVWFDALLNYATAVGLDDPEGSPGAEKFASTFPADVHLVGKDILRFHAVIWPAMLLAAGLPLPRKVFAHGWLLVGGEKMSKSKLTGIAPSQITDHFGVDAFRWYFLRAIQFGQDGSFSWEDMSARYTAELANGLGNLASRVTAMTDRYFDGVLPEAVDPTPAEVDVSDAAARAASEADARFLVLDFAGGIAAVGDLVTTLNGYLTAQEPWKLAKEIADPVVRARVGTILATAAEGLRVVAVLHHATMPTASQRLWSMLGAQEVLGDLADQRVQDAGRWGQLSAGARLAKGAALFPRLDEESAP; this is translated from the coding sequence GTGAAGGCCTTCTACCTGACGACGCCGATCTACTACGTCAACGACGCCCCGCACATCGGGCACGCGTACACGACGGTGGCCGGCGACGTCCTGACCCGATGGCATCGCCAGCGCGGCGAGGACGTGTGGTTCCTCACCGGGACCGACGAGCACGGGGAGAAGGTGCTGCGCACGGCGGAGGCCAACGGCGAGACCCCGCAGGCGTGGGCCGACCGGCTGGTGGACACCGCGTGGCGGCCGCTGTGGCGCGACCTTGGGATCGCCAACGACGACTTCATCCGTACCACCGAGCCCCGCCACGTCGAGCGCGTCCAGACCTTCCTGCAGGGGCTGTACGACGAGGGCGAGATCTACCAGGGCGACTACGAGGGGCCGTACTGCATCCACTGCGAGGAGTTCAAGCTCCCGGGCGACCTCGTGGAGGGCGAAGGCGAGTTCGCCGGCCAGCTCGTGTGCGCGATCCATCGCCGTCCCGTCGAGCAGCTGTCCGAGACGAACTGGTTCTTCCGGCTCTCGCGCTACGCCGACGCGCTGCTCGACCACTACGCGGCTCACCCGGAAGCGGTCGAGCCGGCGAGTGCGCGCAACGAGGTGCTGTCGTTCATCCGTCAGGGCCTCGAGGACCTGTCCATCTCGCGATCGAGCTTCGACTGGGGCATCCCGGTTCCGTGGGACCCGACGCAGGTCGTCTACGTGTGGTTCGACGCGCTGCTCAACTACGCCACGGCAGTGGGACTCGACGACCCCGAGGGCAGCCCCGGCGCGGAGAAGTTCGCCTCCACGTTCCCCGCCGACGTCCATCTCGTCGGCAAGGACATCCTCCGCTTTCATGCCGTCATCTGGCCCGCGATGCTGCTCGCCGCCGGACTTCCCTTGCCCCGCAAGGTGTTCGCCCACGGTTGGCTGCTCGTCGGCGGCGAGAAGATGAGCAAGTCCAAGCTCACCGGGATCGCACCGTCGCAGATCACCGACCACTTCGGGGTCGATGCGTTCCGGTGGTACTTCCTGCGCGCGATCCAGTTCGGGCAGGACGGGTCCTTCTCGTGGGAGGACATGAGCGCGCGCTACACCGCCGAACTGGCGAACGGGCTCGGCAACCTCGCGTCGCGGGTCACCGCCATGACCGACCGCTACTTCGACGGCGTGCTCCCCGAGGCTGTCGATCCCACGCCAGCCGAGGTCGATGTCTCCGACGCCGCGGCCCGTGCGGCGTCGGAAGCCGATGCGCGCTTCCTCGTGCTCGACTTCGCGGGCGGGATCGCCGCCGTCGGAGACCTGGTGACCACGTTGAACGGCTATCTCACGGCGCAGGAACCCTGGAAGCTGGCGAAGGAGATCGCCGACCCCGTCGTACGTGCTCGCGTCGGCACCATCCTCGCCACCGCCGCCGAGGGTCTGCGTGTCGTCGCCGTCCTGCACCACGCGACGATGCCGACCGCGTCGCAGCGGTTGTGGTCGATGCTCGGGGCGCAGGAGGTGCTCGGGGACCTCGCGGACCAGCGGGTCCAGGACGCCGGTCGCTGGGGGCAGCTGAGTGCGGGAGCACGGCTCGCCAAGGGCGCCGCGCTGTTCCCGCGGCTCGACGAGGAGTCCGCACCATGA
- the rsmI gene encoding 16S rRNA (cytidine(1402)-2'-O)-methyltransferase: protein MAGLLVLAATPLGDPADASPRLREELARADVVAAEDTRRLRRLARDLGVTIGGRVVSFFEGNEQARTPSLVQALLDGERVLVVTDSGMPSVSDPGYRLVAAAVAHDVRVTAVPGPSAALTALAVSGLPVDRFCFEGFLPRRAGERDRALHSLATESRTLVFFEAPHRLAESLDAMARAFGEQRPAAVCRELTKTYEEIRRGPLAELAAWAAAGVRGEVTVVVGGAAAATTYDDAALAQMVAEQVREGRSRKDAVAEVAADTGVPRNRVYAASVATKPAGGAG, encoded by the coding sequence ATGGCTGGACTGCTGGTGCTGGCCGCGACACCACTCGGTGACCCGGCCGACGCCTCCCCGCGGCTGCGCGAGGAGCTCGCGCGGGCCGACGTCGTCGCGGCCGAGGACACCCGACGGCTACGGCGCCTCGCCCGGGACCTCGGGGTCACGATCGGGGGCCGGGTCGTGTCCTTCTTCGAGGGCAACGAGCAGGCGCGTACGCCCTCCCTCGTCCAGGCGCTCCTGGACGGGGAACGGGTGCTGGTCGTCACCGACTCCGGCATGCCCTCGGTCTCCGACCCCGGCTACCGGCTGGTCGCCGCCGCGGTCGCGCACGACGTACGGGTCACCGCCGTCCCGGGGCCGTCGGCGGCGCTCACCGCCCTAGCGGTCTCCGGGCTGCCGGTGGACCGTTTCTGCTTCGAGGGTTTCCTGCCGCGCAGGGCCGGCGAACGCGACCGCGCCCTCCACTCGCTGGCCACCGAGTCCAGGACGCTGGTCTTCTTCGAGGCACCGCACCGGCTCGCGGAGTCCCTGGACGCGATGGCGCGAGCCTTCGGCGAGCAGCGCCCGGCGGCGGTCTGCCGGGAACTGACCAAGACCTACGAGGAGATCCGCCGCGGACCGCTTGCCGAGCTGGCAGCGTGGGCGGCGGCGGGCGTTCGTGGTGAGGTCACCGTCGTGGTCGGCGGCGCCGCCGCCGCGACGACGTACGACGACGCGGCGCTGGCGCAGATGGTGGCCGAGCAGGTGCGGGAGGGCAGGTCCCGCAAGGACGCGGTCGCCGAGGTGGCCGCGGACACCGGGGTGCCGCGCAACCGCGTCTACGCCGCGTCCGTCGCGACGAAACCGGCTGGCGGGGCTGGATAA